In Haliscomenobacter hydrossis DSM 1100, the DNA window AATCTTGGTTTCAACTAAAACAACAATGTTTTGCATCGCCAGGCATAACTGGCGATGCCTGACCATAAAAATCTATTGACGATGAAAAAAATTGCTTTTTTAACCTGCGTCTTAATGCTGGGCTTGACCCTGAGCTGCAACGACGAAGTACTCAATAAAGTCAACCCAAACGGGGTAACACTGGATACCTATTTCAACAATGACGCCGAACTAATAGCGGGGGTAAATTCAGTTTACGCCTTGGTTCAACACAACGGTTTGGTATCCCGAGAATGGTTTTTCACCCATGACCTGCGTAGTGATGAGGTGGCCACTGGTGGTGGTCAATTGGAGACCCCCCGCGCCCAATTGCTCAATGGCGTAAATGACGCTGGAAACTCTGTCTCCAATTCTGTTTGGACGGGTTGGTTCCGCGTAGTCCACCGAGCTAATGTGGTCATTGAAGCTGGTGCTGCTGCCAAACCCGGCATTACTGATGCAGTGCGCACCCGGGTAGTGGGTGAAGCCAGGTTTTTGCGTGCCTGGGCTTATTATGAACTAGGCACCTTATGGGGTGGTGCTCCGTTGTATACGGAATACGCTAAATCTGTTGAAGGCTCTAAGGGGCGTTCTACCCAGCAAGAAGTGTACAATCTGGTGATTAGCGACCTTAAGGCTGCGGAAACTGCCTTACCTGCCAGCTATGGCGCAGCGGATTTAGGCCGTGCAACCAAGGCTGCTGCACAAATGCTCCTGGCGCGTACCTATTTACAATTGGGTGATTACAATAGCGCCAAAACGGAGTTGCAAAAAATTGTCAGCTCTGGCTTGTACAAGTTGGTAGACAATTATCTCGACCTCACGAACGAAGAAGGAGAATTCAACGCTGAATCTATCTTCGAAGTAGTGTATGCTCCATCTGGAGGTGCATACAACTGGGGTGGCGATGGCGACGGTACGGCAGTTCAAGAAGAAACCGTACGTACGCAGGAGTACTCTGCAGTGGGTTGGCGCAACCTGATTCCATCCAATAA includes these proteins:
- a CDS encoding RagB/SusD family nutrient uptake outer membrane protein, whose translation is MKKIAFLTCVLMLGLTLSCNDEVLNKVNPNGVTLDTYFNNDAELIAGVNSVYALVQHNGLVSREWFFTHDLRSDEVATGGGQLETPRAQLLNGVNDAGNSVSNSVWTGWFRVVHRANVVIEAGAAAKPGITDAVRTRVVGEARFLRAWAYYELGTLWGGAPLYTEYAKSVEGSKGRSTQQEVYNLVISDLKAAETALPASYGAADLGRATKAAAQMLLARTYLQLGDYNSAKTELQKIVSSGLYKLVDNYLDLTNEEGEFNAESIFEVVYAPSGGAYNWGGDGDGTAVQEETVRTQEYSAVGWRNLIPSNKILNDYERTSKGDAKSDPRFDMSYWKPGDKFNNGASTMTDDRVQGNTSIVDGQTVKISWRKYSVLYKVDNGFFTSGINMRIMRYADVLLMLAECENEAGNSAAAISLMNQVRARASVGMPPYPTANYPCNNKDEILRALQHERFVELASEQVRNFDILRWRKHKKLKTEPISYFVANKHELLPLPQTEIDNNPNIEQSNQNPGY